Proteins encoded in a region of the Cardiocondyla obscurior isolate alpha-2009 linkage group LG18, Cobs3.1, whole genome shotgun sequence genome:
- the Enok gene encoding histone acetyltransferase KAT6B isoform X1 produces MDESELPETWSAWFLDAIRKIRSQKQRPSVERICHAIRQHHNFHEEEIAEHLEFAVKRGDVLKIFNKGQSSYKDPGILQTKKLKVTKSTDISKVLSKAVRELGEREGSTLRNIERYLRQSHTVEEDTDGDLRIALKLSAKRAVDRGLVLQDGKLFRQTDRPPFFKKLNDASNTPPATPPAPKLPAPLPICRECLGATMAGNNNNSKRNANEKLSRCSVCGAALHNSCAPADLSVLVDRGITWSCDDCSPTCAGCQLERESQNYLVKCAGCVKCFHPACLDPALDKKNKAPWKCRHCQTAHTPVSKDDGKRGKTQDTNSTDDTPTSARKRLSKLRESRKSMVSRKCLANATPGKKGSTGVTQVDNSSDGNAGVVSPRQPPLISSPLPQPPTPLAGQGRLLEEKNDRISKEKQKFFRLSAFNAEHSKLKRVGGGDKSRPSRSVNVRSTRGGTTNPKKVATSRVSSSSSSSSSEPGNSSESSDGSDSSDENDDQDDEDDEEGNSSSESSDSSSSDEAQDGRIESPKAKAPFICDLNEDKPWGFAAAAAKLNAESPFFSNITNTFGASLPKLNVGDTPTFGLHIQQPAAAASSSDSKKKEKTERNSTQTIGHTSADNKVKPGIGQLKSLFDGLSHFFSAPANSRARLAGAPAPNYAPDRRKRPNTEDTVRANKIPRSTQRNKVEDSSGTNKLKDRKKTEAITEISRVPKPGIFVPSDENVLSSLDEKLPRMTPSNLVKTAVNSKRHEHERRKLMRDDASSLIKCASDASSPSRHEQQQQQQQQQQHSRKKQSASDISTQIRHSVPAVAKSSGLGSDPVKSNPNPKSNPRACTSATTTNTTTTPRATPCSTRKEELIVPQTLPPGVTQKDVDLIKEARERAQLTVSNDENEQPLCVNTVNASGNAPRNPAAIVFGRYEVETWYSSPFPQEYARLPKLFFCEFCLKYTKSRAVLDRHMDKCQWRHPPATEIYRCDDLSVFEIDGNVNKIYCQNLCLLAKLFLDHKTLYYDVEPFLFYAMTKNDKYGCHLVGYFSKEKHCPAQRYNVSCIMTLPQYQRQGFGRFLIEFSYLLSKVEGIPGTPEKPLSDLGRVSYHSFWKSVVLEYLDTHRNDTNVKLNDITKETGVSAHDIATAMQLLGFIRSVHLPGDANTSKVAVVVDWSKVDAHMVKVRKSFRIKLDPDCLRWIPLLTQIPNPYQNPEESGDTGSEMSPAIEPKLVPAVVEKIQKVKIKKKPRGRRVSQRKSTPLKSTSLKSTPLKSTSLKSTSLKSTSLKSTSLKSTSLKSTSLKSTSLKSTPLKSTPLKPKASQKATASHSSKASSKEDRDVKDTKEIKTMKELRESARESRNTENAESRKDSRAETETKTLSTLRNARSLGSTRNATPIISPKSTQVTMSRRRIRPPKTLISESVITPLRKRKHSERIEAEEEKIELISRKRTRESLREKERERETERDREKEKERVRDRDSKAKERESLKETLVDTRKTPPKLDSPSPSKPAKKQCKVDDLLLKVTNRQTKMQAKEKKALEETMQCNGKEEARDIKSSPVSRRSRGSKTTAEALKMPQLTPESPSTKNRAESPVIPPPPLSPPPESIKSSPVRNNKQPSVPPLESPSTKHSSNNDNKSESAEDNGLPVPTETEVVSASSGEYEGGDEDEGEEEEIAVPTPKPVTQSASPSIENPAKESYEDDKTDNKCQEKSNDENSLRMTEAADLSPAVGDDQTETLNECDKDSETEKRPVCSPEASKSVPEPVASPKEEEVEKTEINVIPKKDESENSLKEELVPETSKDTKIDLSLVSRAKTESLPIEKRDAGVLINATVTSEIEPLASQEKMFSTAESNQDTTLQLQNQTEELKQHSPESGKTTPHLENPGSVKRTPPSQPDLPSMGVYTPDSTTNSVHSLHYSQCDLDVSQLGLESPTSIASDLASQNSVERPPSALPSIPPSVSVPISVSMQITTPVTSSVSVNMPQQVQYTDCSMPQHTPPGHHPSIHPMHQPHTPQSLQQPRTPQSIPTQSPQPLPQSHTPQPLPQSHTPQSIPTQSPQPLPQSHTPQPLPQSHTPQPMQLSLAQQAQSQSMAHSQSQQTQSQQQQPQPQTPQQSQSHSKRASGSQTTHRSRSTQQSSRSHRATPPTSHAAQSSQHSAATSQTSHSSTVAHTAHVTVPAQYQQSPSSMSVPTAVPHPHSHTPHAAHSHNMAMISQGNYMAVAGSQGFPTQNTYVIQHRSGRSGAPTPCTTATNFYIQTSAMPPHSHTPAPSPLSASGGSHQTTNSCSLAKLQQLTNGLEMIPPTPPPAMNLTPPPPIPHTMTPPQTSRQLPTPPQVGPLGYAKNYYNVNSVPPGTPGPPSRSTSRSSANNMPSLTQPYPSESLYRQTLDPGGACPQMQSAASRVSPNVAALNTNLMAAQYSYRVAQPTTGYMNQAAQLGGFMNQASQLPVGVVNVPAPYPQDPHQQNPAAVYTTYHGYINGGLMQPLNSSMRPR; encoded by the exons ATGGACGAGTCCGAGTTGCCCGAGACGTGGTCGGCATGGTTTCTAGACGCGATCCGGAAGATCCGCAGTCAGAAGCAGCGGCCGAGCGTCGAGCGAATATGTCACGCGATACGCCAGCACCACAACTTCCACGAGGAGGAAATCGCCGAGCACCTGGAGTTCGCCGTCAAACGAGGCGACGTGCTCAAGATCTTCAACAAGGGTCAGTCCTCGTACAAGGATCCAGGTATACTCCAAACGAAGAAGCTCAAGGTCACCAAATCGACAGACATAAGCAAGGTTTTGAGCAAGGCTGTGCGCGAACTTGGCGAGCGCGAAGGTTCGACTTTGAGAAATATCGAGAGGTACCTTAGGCAGAGCCATACCGTCGAGGAGGATACTGATGGCGACCTTAGAATCGCTCTTAAGCTCTCTGCCAAGCGAGCGGTTGACCGGGGGCTGGTACTTCAGGATGGCAAGCTCTTCCGGCAAACGGACAGGCCGCCGTTTTTCAAGAAGTTGAACGATGCCAGTAATACGCCGCCCGCGACACCGCCTGCACCTAAG CTGCCAGCTCCATTGCCGATATGCAGAGAGTGCCTGGGTGCCACGATGGCTGgcaacaacaacaacagcaaACGGAATGCCAACGAGAAGCTAAGCAGGTGCAGCGTCTGTGGCGCGGCTCTGCACAATTCCTGCGCGCCTGCGGATCTCTCGGTGCTCGTCGATCGAGGAATAACCTGGTCTTGCGACGACTGTTCGCCAACCTGTGCTGGCTGTCAGCTAGAACGGGAGTCGCAGAATTATCTCGTCAAGTGCGCCGGCTGCGTAAAATGTTTCCATCCCGCTTGCCTCGATCCTGCCCTCGACAAGAAAAACAAGGCACCCTGGAAGTGTCGGCACTGTCAAACGGCGCATACCCCGGTGAGCAAGGACGACGGGAAACGCGGCAAGACGCAGGATACGAATTCGACCGATGACACGCCAACGAGCGCGAGGAAGAGGCTCAGCAAGTTACGCGAGAGTCGAAA ATCGATGGTATCCAGAAAATGCTTGGCGAACGCAACTCCAGGCAAGAAAGGCAGCACGGGAGTGACTCAGGTGGACAACAGCTCGGACGGTAATGCGGGTGTTGTCTCCCCTCGTCAACCACCTTTGATTTCCTCTCCTTTACCACAACCCCCCACCCCACTCGCAGGCCAGGGTAGGCTGCTAGAGGAAAAGAACGACAGGATTTCAAAGGAGAAGCAAAAGTTTTTTAGATTGAGCGCGTTTAATGCCGAACACAGTAAATTGAAGCGGGTGGGGGGCGGTGATAAATCTAGGCCCTCGCGGAGCGTTAACGTTAGGTCAACTCGGGGCGGTACTACGAATCCGAAGAAAGTCGCAACGTCGCGAGTATCTAGCAGCAGTAGCAGCAGCAGTAGCGAGCCCGGTAATAGCAGCGAAAGCTCGGATGGTAGCGATAGTAGCGATGAAAATGACGATCaagacgacgaagacgacgaggAGGGCAATAGCTCAAGCGAGAGCAGTGACTCCTCTTCGTCGGATGAAGCTCAGGATGGCAGAATAGAGTCTCCTAAGGCGAAGGCACCATTCATTTGTGACCTCAACGAGGACAAGCCGTGGGGCTTTGCTGCTGCCGCCGCCAAACTGAACGCAGAATCGCCTTTCTTCAGTAATATTACAAACACCTTTGGTGCGTCATTACCGAAACTCAACGTGGGCGATACGCCAACATTTGGTTTGCATATACAACAACCAGCCGCAGCAGCCAGTTCATCCGacagtaaaaagaaagaaaaaaccgaACGTAACAGCACGCAGACGATCGGTCATACGAGCGCGGATAACAAGGTTAAACCTGGAATTGGCCAATTGAAAAGTCTATTTGATGGCTTGAGTCACTTTTTTTCAGCACCTGCGAACAGCAGGGCGAGACTGGCCGGTGCACCGGCGCCGAATTACGCGCcagatagaagaaaaaggcCTAATACCGAGGATACTGTTCGAGCGAACAAAATCCCGAGGAGCACGCAAAGAAATAAAGTGGAAGACTCATCTGGTACGAATAAACTCAAAGATCGTAAAAAGACTGAAGCTATCACCGAGATATCAAGAGTACCGAAGCCCGGTATTTTTGTACCTTCTGATGAGAATGTATTAAGCTCGCTTGATGAGAAATTGCCGAGAATGACGCCCTCGAATCTCGTGAAAACCGCGGTGAACAGTAAAAGACACGAGCACGAGAGGAGAAAGTTAATGCGAGATGACGCGTCGTCGCTTATAAAATGCGCCTCTGATGCATCCTCGCCGTCGAGACAcgagcagcagcagcagcagcagcaacaacagcagcatTCACGAAAGAAGCAATCAGCTTCGGATATAAGTACGCAGATACGCCACTCTGTACCCGCCGTTGCGAAATCCTCAGGCCTCGGTTCCGATCCTGTCAAGTCAAATCCTAATCCAAAGTCCAATCCACGAGCCTGTACTAGCGCCACCACCACCAACACCACCACGACACCCCGCGCGACACCCTGCTCCACCAGGAAGG AGGAACTGATTGTGCCGCAGACATTACCACCAGGAGTTACGCAGAAGGACGTGGATCTCATTAAGGAGGCTCGCGAAAGAGCTCAGCTGACAGTCAGCAATGATGAGAATGAACAACCGTTGTGCGTTAATACGGTAAATGCGTCTGGAAATGCACCACGGAATCCCGCTGCGATAGTATTCGGTAGATACGAGGTTGAAACATGGTATTCCAGCCCGTTCCCTCAGGAATATGCGCGACTACCGAAATTATTCTTCTGCGAATTTTGCCTCAAGTACACAAAGAGCCGAGCGGTATTAGACAGGCATATGGATAAGTGTCAATGGCGACATCCGCCTGCCACCGAGATTTATAGGTGCGATGATTTGTCCGTGTTTGAG ATTGATGGCAACGTAAACAAAATATACTGTCAAAATCTGTGTTTATTAGCCAAGTTATTTTTGGATCACAAGACTCTCTATTACGACGTAGAACCGTTTCTCTTTTACGCAATGACCAAAAACGACAAATACGGTTGTCATTTGGTCGGTTACTTCAGCAAAGAGAAACATTGTCCAGCTCAGAGGTATAACGTGTCCTGCATTATGACTTTACCGCAGTATCAACGACAAGGTTTTGGCAGGTTTCTTATAGAATTTAGTTACTTGCTATCCAAAGTTGAAGGCATCCCGGGAACGCCAGAGAAACCACTTTCGGATCTCGGTCGAGTGTCGTATCATTCCTTCTGGAAGAGCGTAGTACTCGAGTACCTGGATACGCATCGGAACGATACTAATGTCAAGCTGAATGACATTACAAAAGAGACTGGCGTATCGGCGCACGATATCGCAACAGCGATGCAGTTGCTCGGATTTATAAGATCAGTTCATCTACCGGGAGATGCGAACACTAGTAAAGTGGCTGTGGTAGTTGATTGGAGCAAGGTAGATGCTCACATGGTGAAAGTACGGAAAAGTTTCCGCATCAAGTTGGATCCCGATTGCCTCAGATGGATACCGCTGCTCACACAAATTCCTAATCCGTATCAAAATCCAGAGGAGAGCGGTGACACTGGTTCTGAAATGTCTCCTGCGATAGAACCTAAGCTCGTGCCAGCTGTCgttgaaaaaatacaaaaagtgaaaattaaaaagaagccTCGAGGTAGGAGAGTAAGCCAAAGGAAATCGACACCTTTAAAATCGACATCTTTGAAATCGACTCCTTTAAAATCTACATCTTTGAAATCAACATCTTTAAAATCAACATCTTTGAAATCGACATCTTTAAAATCGACATCTTTAAAATCGACATCTTTGAAATCAACATCTTTGAAATCAACACCATTAAAATCAACCCCGTTGAAACCGAAAGCTTCACAGAAAGCAACAGCCTCTCACTCGTCCAAGGCTTCGTCCAAAGAAGACAGGGATGTTAAAGATACGAAGGAAATTAAAACGATGAAAGAATTAAGAGAATCTGCGAGAGAAAGCCGTAATACTGAGAACGCAGAAAGTCGCAAAGATTCTCGAGCTGAAACAGAAACGAAGACCTTATCTACGCTAAGAAATGCGCGCAGTCTTGGTTCGACAAGAAACGCAACTCCGATAATTTCGCCTAAATCAACGCAAGTAACAATGTCGAGAAGAAGAATTAGACCACCTAAAACGCTTATATCTGAATCAGTTATCACGCCTTTACGAAAACGAAAACATTCCGAAAGGATAGAGgccgaagaagagaaaatagaattaatcagtagaaaaagaacgcgagaatctctaagagaaaaagaaagagagcgggaaaCTGAACGAGAtcgtgagaaagagaaagaaagagtcaGAGACAGAGATAGTaaagcaaaagaaagagaaagtcTGAAAGAAACTTTGGTGGATACTAGAAAAACACCTCCGAAATTAGACTCGCCGAGTCCGTCGAAGCCGGCAAAGAAACAATGCAAAGTGGATGATCTTTTGTTGAAAGTTACCAACCGGCAGACGAAAATGCAGGCAAAGGAAAAGAAAGCTCTGGAGGAGACGATGCAATGTAATGGTAAAGAAGAAGCGCGGGATATTAAAAGCTCGCCAGTATCCAGGCGGAGTAGAGGTAGTAAAACGACGGCGGAGGCTCTGAAAATGCCACAATTAACGCCGGAGTCTCCCAGCACGAAGAACAGAGCTGAAAGTCCTGTGATACCGCCTCCTCCATTATCTCCGCCGCCCGAGTCGATAAAAAGTTCTCCCGTTCGAAATAATAAACAGCCATCGGTGCCACCGTTAGAATCACCGTCCACGAAGCATTCAAGTAACAATGATAACAAGAGCGAAAGCGCGGAAGACAATGGTTTACCTGTTCCCACGGAAACGGAAGTAGTATCCGCAAGTTCTGGCGAATATGAGGGCGGCGATGAGGATGAAGGTGAAGAGGAAGAAATAGCCGTGCCGACGCCTAAGCCCGTGACGCAATCGGCCTCGCCCAGCATAGAGAACCCCGCAAAAGAATCGTACGAAGACGACAAAACGGATAACAAATGTCAAGAGAAAAGCAACGATGAAAATTCGTTGCGGATGACGGAAGCAGCGGATTTATCACCAGCGGTCGGCGACGATCAGACTGAAACTTTAAACGAATGTGATAAAGACTCCGAGACTGAAAAGCGTCCAGTTTGCAGTCCGGAGGCATCGAAATCAGTACCTGAACCAGTTGCTTCACCAAAAGAAGAGGAAGTCGAAAAAACAGAGATCAATGTTATACCGAAAAAAGATGAGAGTGAAAATTCTTTGAAAGAGGAGCTCGTTCCCGAAACGTCGAAAGATACGAAGATCGATCTGTCTTTGGTTTCGCGAGCAAAAACAGAATCTTTGCCTATAGAGAAAAGAGACGCGGGagtattaattaacgcgacggTAACGTCAGAAATCGAGCCTCTCGCGTCGCAAGAAAAAATGTTCTCCACTGCGGAGAGTAATCAAGATACAACGTTGCAATTACAGAATCAAACGGAAGAGCTGAAACAGCATTCGCCTGAGAGCGGTAAAACTACTCCACATTTAGAGAATCCAGGCTCAGTAAAAAGAACACCGCCATCGCAACCGGATCTGCCGTCTATGGGAGTCTACACACCGGATTCGACAACTAATTCCGTGCATTCGCTGCATTATAGTCAATGTGACTTGGACGTAAGCCAGTTAGGTTTGGAGTCGCCTACTTCTATAGCCAGCGATCTTGCATCGCAAAACAGCGTGGAAAGACCGCCCAGCGCTTTACCATCTATCCCGCCGTCTGTAAGCGTGCCGATTTCAGTATCTATGCAGATTACGACACCAGTTACGTCGTCAGTGTCGGTAAATATGCCGCAACAAGTACAGTACACCGACTGTTCGATGCCGCAGCATACTCCACCGGGTCATCATCCAAGTATTCATCCGATGCATCAGCCACATACTCCGCAATCTCTTCAGCAACCGCGTACTCCGCAGAGCATCCCGACTCAGAGCCCGCAGCCACTTCCGCAGAGCCATACGCCGCAACCATTGCCTCAATCGCATACGCCACAGAGTATACCTACGCAGAGTCCGCAACCGTTGCCACAGAGCCATACGCCGCAACCATTGCCTCAATCACACACGCCACAGCCGATGCAGCTGTCGCTGGCACAGCAAGCGCAGAGTCAAAGTATGGCGCACAGCCAGTCTCAACAGACGCAatcgcagcagcagcaacctCAGCCTCAAACACCACAGCAGTCTCAGTCACACAGTAAGCGCGCCAGCGGTTCGCAGACCACGCATCGATCTAGATCGACGCAGCAGAGCAGCAGGTCACATCGGGCCACTCCACCAACGTCACACGCCGCGCAGAGTTCTCAGCACAGTGCCGCGACATCACAGACCAGTCATAGCAGTACCGTGGCACATACTGCTCACGTTACGGTACCGGCTCAGTATCAACAATCGCCGTCGTCGATGAGCGTGCCCACGGCAGTACCGCATCCTCACTCGCATACTCCGCACGCCGCGCATTCACATAACATGGCAATGATTTCGCAGGGCAATTACATGGCAGTGGCGGGCTCGCAAGGCTTTCCTACACAGAATACCTATGTAATTCAACATCGCAGCGGGCGTTCTGGTGCACCAACGCCTTGTACCACCGCTACAAATTTCTACATACAAACAAGCGCGATGCCACCGCATTCACATACTCCGGCGCCGAGCCCGCTTTCTGCCTCCGGTGGTAGTCACCAGACCACTAATTCGTGTAGTCTGGCGAAACTGCAGCAGCTGACCAATGGTTTGGAAATGATACCGCCTACGCCTCCACCTGCGATGAACCTCACGCCACCACCGCCCATCCCGCACACTATGACGCCACCGCAGACATCGCGGCAGTTACCGACGCCACCTCAAGTTGGTCCTCTAGGTTatgcgaaaaattattataatgtcAACAGTGTGCCTCCTGGTACGCCCGGACCGCCCAGCCGATCTACTTCGCGTTCGTCCGCGAATAACATGCCGTCGCTCACGCAACCATATCCCAGCGAGAGTTTATATCGACAGACCCTCGACCCGGGTGGTGCCTGCCCGCAGATGCAAAGTGCCGCGAGCCGCGTCAGTCCGAACGTCGCAGCACTCAACACGAATCTCATGGCCGCTCAGTACAGTTACCGCGTAGCCCAACCAACCACCGGATACATGAATCAGGCAGCACAGCTCGGCGGGTTCATGAATCAGGCGAGTCAACTACCGGTTGGTGTAGTCAATGTGCCGGCTCCGTATCCGCAAGATCCGCATCAACAAAATCCGGCGGCTGTCTACACCACGTATCACGGCTACATCAACGGTGGTCTTATGCAACCTCTCAACAGTTCCATGAGGCCGCGTTAG